A window of the Salmo trutta chromosome 25, fSalTru1.1, whole genome shotgun sequence genome harbors these coding sequences:
- the LOC115162026 gene encoding transmembrane protein 229b-like, with protein sequence MATTAPTPVPLTVLCRWYLYAIHGYFCEVMFTAAWEFVVNRDWKFPGVTSVWALFIYGTCILIVEHMYLALRALHCPLLLRCLIYTLWTYIWEFSTGLLLTQFDACPWDYSCFQYNFMGLITAEYALPWFCASFMTEQLVIRNTLRLRMDTDGTEDVKSDAGGGEDGGGGGRRQRGERAGTEVNGFLKVD encoded by the coding sequence ATGGCAACCACAGCCCCTACGCCAGTGCCTCTGACGGTCCTGTGTCGCTGGTACCTGTATGCCATCCATGGCTACTTCTGTGAGGTCATGTTCACCGCCGCCTGGGAGTTTGTGGTCAACCGCGACTGGAAGTTCCCTGGTGTTACCAGTGTGTGGGCTCTGTTCATCTACGGGACCTGCATCCTCATTGTGGAGCACATGTACCTGGCCCTCCGAGCTCTCCACTGCCCCCTGCTGCTGCGATGCCTCATCTATACCCTATGGACGTACATCTGGGAGTTCAGTACAGGGCTGTTGTTGACCCAGTTCGATGCCTGTCCCTGGGATTATTCCTGTTTTCAGTATAACTTCATGGGGTTGATCACGGCAGAGTACGCCCTGCCATGGTTCTGTGCGTCGTTCATGACAGAGCAACTGGTTATACGCAACACACTGCGGCTAAGGATGGACACAGACGGAACAGAGGACGTCAAGTCTGATGCAGGCGGGGGAgaagatgggggaggaggggggaggagacaaCGGGGTGAACGAGCAGGTACAGAAGTCAATGGTTTCCTGAAAGTGGACTGA